A part of Aegilops tauschii subsp. strangulata cultivar AL8/78 chromosome 2, Aet v6.0, whole genome shotgun sequence genomic DNA contains:
- the LOC109782910 gene encoding ABC transporter C family member 3-like yields the protein MRQPLLDQATCSSSEAASTKSLFTDAGWFSIITFSWMGPLLDLGRKKTLDLDDVPFLDDSDSVHGILPKFKAKVVSNSATGQFTDVTTVKLAKAIVLTTWQLILITAVSALLSAVASYVGPYLIKYFVDYLNKSSRSSKEGYVLVLGFVVAQLIGGLSTRHLQFKSKQVGVRARSSLVAAIYQKGLALSGQCRQSISSGEMINVVSLDAECVGDFSRSMHDLWLLPVQIFLAMLILYSTLGFGAAIAAFLATALTSAANIPLGLIVQSYQEKTMSAKDVRMRAMSEILQNMRILKLQGWEMIFLSKIAELRKVEMNWVKKNVYTSAMVLSIYFCVPAFVAMVTFGACVLMGVPLETGKVLCALATFRQMQAPIHGIPDLISIINQTKVSLDRISSFMCLEELPSDVVTKLPRGTTDVSIEVTNGQFSWNTSSQVPTLQDVNFRIRQGMRVGICGTVGSGKSSLLSCILGEIPKLSGEVTTCGRISYVSQTPWIQSGKIEDNILFGTEMNRERYEKVLEACSLIKDLDMLPFGDQTIIGERGINLSGGQKQRMQIARALYHDADIYLFDDPFSAVDAHTGLHLFKECLLGFLASKTVVYVTHHVEFLPSADVIMVLKDGKIIQAGDYTEILNSGKEFTELTVSHKEALSTMEMLEPPSSNFEINCHLNGSGSTLPIADVQTDDENEVIVQNGQLVQEEEREKGRVGFTVYWRYITMADKGAFVPIILLAQILFQSLQIGSNLWMAWAAPRSKDVNPPVSSLKMINVYVALALVTSLCVFMRSYLLAMAECKTATMLFDKMHQCIFRAPMSFFDSTPNGRILIRASTDQSAVDTRIFDLMGYLLFPAIELLGTIILMSWVAWPVFIIFVPVSVASLWYQQYYISAARELQRLTGVCRAPVMQHFAESIAGTNIIRCFDKERQFISSTGHLMDNLSRPSLYNVAAMEWLCFRLDFLSSFIFGFALILLVTLPTDLIDSKTAGLAVTYGLSLNMLQGWAIVVLCSLENRMISVERILQYMAIPSEPPLTISESRPDCHWPAKGEIELRNLHVKYAPHLPLVLKGVTCTFSGGMKTGIVGRTGGGKSTLIQTLFRIVDPCIGQVLIDGIDISTIGLHDLRTRLSIIPQDPVMFEGTLRSNIDPLNEYSDDQIWEALDCCHLGDEVRKNELKLDCTVTENGENWSAGQRQLVCLGRVILKRRRILVLDEATSSVDPKTDSLIQQTLKQQFAECTVITIAHRITSVLDSERVILLDNGEIVEYDSPAKLLKDSSSLFSKLVSEYTMGSKL from the exons ATGAGGCAGCCGCTTTTGGACCAGGCAACTTGTTCCTCATCTGAGGCAGCAAGCACTAAATCACTTTTCACAGATGCTGGATGGTTTAGCATTATCACATTTTCTTGGATGGGCCCTTTACTTGATCTTGGCAGAAAGAAAACGCTAGATCTTGATGATGTGCCGTTCTTGGATGACAGTGACAGTGTCCATGGGATCCTCCCTAAGTTTAAGGCAAAGGTTGTGTCAAACTCTGCGACGGGGCAGTTCACAGACGTTACGACAGTCAAGCTGGCCAAGGCTATTGTGCTTACAACATGGCAACTGATCCTCATCACTGCAGTCTCTGCCCTACTCAGCGCTGTTGCTTCATATGTTGGACCCTACCTGATCAAGTACTTTGTCGACTACCTAAATAAGAGTTCAAGATCCAGTAAAGAGGGCTACGTTTTAGTGTTGGGATTCGTTGTTGCGCAGTTGATCGGAGGCCTCTCAACAAGGCATTTGCAGTTTAAATCAAAACAAGTAGGCGTGCGTGCACGTTCATCGCTTGTTGCTGCTATTTATCAAAAAGGCCTTGCCCTCTCCGGTCAGTGCAGGCAAAGCATCTCAAGCGGAGAGATGATCAATGTCGTGAGCCTCGATGCCGAGTGTGTAGGAGATTTCAGTCGATCCATGCATGATCTTTGGCTGCTTCCTGTGCAAATTTTTCTAGCAATGCTCATTTTATACTCGACACTTGGTTTTGGGGCTGCAATTGCTGCCTTTCTTGCCACTGCTTTGACATCGGCGGCCAATATACCTTTAGGGCTAATCGTGCAAAGTTACCAAGAGAAAACTATGAGCGCCAAGGATGTGAGAATGAGGGCTATGTCTGAGATCTTACAGAACATGCGCATTCTCAAGCTTCAAGGATGGGAAATGATCTTCTTATCGAAGATCGCAGAGTTGAGGAAGGTAGAGATGAATTGGGTAAAGAAGAATGTATACACCTCGGCGATGGTTCTATCTATATATTTTTGTGTTCCTGCTTTTGTTGCCATGGTCACTTTTGGAGCTTGTGTGCTTATGGGCGTTCCATTAGAAACAGGTAAAGTGCTATGCGCTCTGGCAACATTTAGACAGATGCAAGCACCAATCCACGGTATCCCAGATTTAATCTCTATTATCAATCAGACAAAAGTATCGCTTGACAGGATAAGCTCATTTATGTGCCTTGAGGAACTGCCTAGTGATGTTGTAACTAAGCTTCCTAGAGGTACCACCGATGTATCGATTGAGGTGACGAACGGTCAGTTCTCTTGGAATACATCTTCTCAAGTGCCTACTCTCCAAGACGTGAACTTCCGTATACGACAAGGAATGAGGGTTGGTATCTGTGGAACAGTTGGATCTGGCAAATCAAGTTTGTTGTCTTGCATACTCGGTGAGATACCAAAATTATCAGGAGAGGTTACCACTTGTGGTAGGATCTCCTATGTTAGCCAAACACCTTGGATACAGAGTGGGAAAATTGAGGATAATATACTTTTCGGCACAGAAATGAATAGGGAGAGGTATGAAAAGGTGCTTGAAGCATGCTCTCTCATCAAGGACCTGGATATGTTACCATTCGGTGACCAGACGATAATAGGAGAGAGAGGCATTAACCTCAGTGGTGGACAAAAACAAAGGATGCAAATAGCCCGTGCTTTGTACCATGATGCTGATATCTATCTATTTGATGATCCGTTTAGTGCAGTTGATGCTCATACTGGATTGCACTTGTTCAAG GAGTGCTTGCTTGGATTTTTAGCTTCAAAAACAGTTGTGTATGTTACACATCATGTTGAATTTTTACCTTCAGCCGATGTTATCATG GTCTTGAAAGATGGGAAAATAATACAAGCAGGGGATTACACTGAAATTCTCAATTCTGGAAAAGAATTCACTGAATTAACTGTGTCACACAAGGAGGCATTGTCTACTATGGAGATGTTGGAGCCACCAAGTAGCAATTTTGAAATTAATTGCCATCTTAATGGCAGTGGAAGCACCCTACCCATAGCTGATGTGCAAACAGATGATGAGAATGAAGTAATTGTTCAAAATGGTCAACTTGTACAAGAAGAAGAAAGGGAGAAAGGCCGGGTTGGGTTTACTGTCTACTGGAGATATATTACAATGGCAGACAAAGGAGCATTTGTGCCAATTATTTTGCTAGCCCAGATCCTTTTTCAATCTCTTCAAATTGGAAGCAATTTATGGATGGCTTGGGCAGCTCCAAGATCTAAAGATGTGAATCCTCCAGTCAGTAGCTTAAAGATGATAAATGTATATGTTGCATTAGCTCTTGTTACCTCGTTGTGCGTCTTCATGCGATCCTATCTTCTTGCCATGGCTGAATGTAAGACTGCAACTATGCTATTTGACAAGATGCACCAATGCATATTCCGAGCACCGATGTCTTTCTTTGACTCCACGCCCAATGGCCGTATCTTGATTAGA GCTTCCACCGATCAGAGCGCAGTGGATACTCGAATTTTTGACCTGATGGGCTACCTTCTGTTCCCTGCCATCGAACTTCTTGGAACAATCATTCTAATGTCATGGGTTGCATGGCCAGTATTTATAATTTTTGTCCCTGTCAGTGTTGCATCTCTATGGTATCAG CAATACTACATAAGTGCTGCTAGGGAATTGCAGAGGTTAACTGGAGTTTGCAGAGCTCCTGTGATGCAGCATTTCGCCGAATCAATAGCTGGCACAAATATAATTAGATGTTTTGATAAGGAAAGACAGTTCATCAGTTCTACTGGCCACTTGATGGATAATTTGTCTCGGCCAAGTTTATACAATGTTGCTGCGATGGAATGGTTGTGCTTTCGCTTGGACTTCCTTTCTTCATTTATTTTTGGATTTGCCTTGATACTTTTAGTCACCTTGCCAACTGATCTAATTGACTCAA AAACAGCTGGTCTTGCAGTCACTTATGGACTAAGTCTGAATATGCTACAAGGGTGGGCTATTGTCGTCCTCTGTAGTTTGGAAAACAGAATGATATCCGTGGAAAGAATATTACAGTACATGGCCATTCCTTCTGAACCGCCCCTTACGATATCGGAAAGTAGACCGGATTGCCATTGGCCAGCAAAGGGTGAAATTGAGCTTCGTAACCTTCAT GTAAAATATGCGCCACATCTGCCTTTAGTTTTGAAAGGCGTGACATGCACCTTCTCAGGAGGTATGAAGACTGGTATTGTTGGAAGAACAGGTGGTGGAAAGTCAACCTTGATTCAAACACTATTCCGCATTGTCGACCCCTGCATTGGGCAAGTATTGATAGATGGGATCGACATCTCCACCATTGGACTGCATGACCTACGGACAAGACTGAGTATCATTCCACAAGATCCTGTTATGTTTGAGGGGACTCTGCGAAGCAACATCGACCCTCTGAATGAGTATAGTGATGACCAAATCTGGGAG GCATTGGACTGCTGTCATCTTGGAGACGAAGTTAGGAAGAACGAGCTCAAGCTCGACTGTACAG TCACGGAGAATGGAGAAAACTGGAGCGCGGGTCAACGGCAGCTTGTTTGCTTGGGAAGGGTGATTTTAAAGAGGAGACGGATCTTAGTTCTGGACGAGGCAACTTCTTCCGTGGATCCCAAAACCGACAGTTTGATCCAGCAAACCTTGAAACAGCAGTTTGCGGAATGCACCGTCATCACGATAGCACACCGTATTACATCGGTTCTTGATAGCGAGAGGGTCATTCTTCTGGACAACG GTGAAATTGTAGAGTACGACTCACCGGCGAAGTTGCTAAAAGACAGTTCATCCTTATTCTCAAAACTTGTGTCGGAGTACACGATGGGATCGAAATTATAA